In a genomic window of Punica granatum isolate Tunisia-2019 chromosome 6, ASM765513v2, whole genome shotgun sequence:
- the LOC116210890 gene encoding BAHD acyltransferase At5g47980-like codes for MEVKVHIVRRETIKPSSPTPAELGSFKLSLFDQLNPDLYTPLLLYYADCRDRDQMTGRLKSSLSKTLIHFYPLAGRITNNLLIECNDKGAEFIEAEVGCCLSDILTRPDTTVLERFLPVQIYHANARDAPLLLVQANFFKRGGLVIGVCVSHKLTDAATLSTFINAWAGEARGSREIVLPEYRLSSMFPPVDYLSSLPTVDMPRTKCITGRFVIQSSRIAALRARAASDYVPRPTAVEAVTALVWKSAATASWKNSDLRAGPKQIVLAQRVNLRKRVSPPLPNNSAGNMVTYFQAKTEETELKLQALVFHLRNGIREHQQQYIEQLLGEHGVPATLKTIRDYGVLLANERVKFYNCSSWCKFPLYTVDFGWGKPTWASVANAEFKNTILLMNTPDGEGIEVWLTLSKADMALCVHDEELLEFAAMNPSVEY; via the coding sequence ATGGAGGTGAAAGTTCACATCGTCAGGAGAGAAACCATCAAACCGTCTTCTCCTACCCCAGCTGAGCTCGGAAGCTTCAAGCTCTCGCTCTTCGATCAGCTCAACCCGGATCTTTACACTCCTCTGCTCCTCTACTACGCGGACTGTCGCGACCGCGACCAGATGACCGGGAGGCTGAAGTCTTCCTTGTCCAAAACTCTCATCCACTTCTACCCACTTGCAGGGAGGATCACGAACAACTTGTTGATCGAATGCAATGACAAGGGGGCTGAGTTCATAGAGGCTGAGGTTGGGTGCTGCCTCTCCGACATCCTTACACGACCTGACACGACTGTCCTCGAGAGGTTTCTTCCGGTTCAAATTTATCACGCGAATGCTCGGGATGCGCCCCTGCTCCTCGTGCAGGCAAACTTCTTCAAGCGCGGAGGGCTCGTGATCGGGGTTTGCGTTTCGCACAAGCTCACTGACGCAGCCACCCTCAGCACTTTCATCAATGCCTGGGCGGGAGAAGCTCGGGGGTCGAGGGAGATCGTCCTTCCTGAGTATCGTCTCTCGTCAATGTTCCCGCCAGTGGACTACTTGAGTTCACTACCCACAGTGGATATGCCAAGAACGAAGTGCATCACGGGGCGGTTTGTCATCCAATCCTCAAGGATTGCCGCCCTTAGGGCCCGAGCCGCCAGTGATTACGTCCCACGGCCCACTGCTGTAGAAGCTGTGACGGCCCTTGTATGGAAATCTGCTGCCACGGCTTCATGGAAGAACTCCGACCTCAGGGCAGGTCCAAAACAGATTGTCCTGGCACAAAGGGTGAACTTGCGGAAACGGGTCAGTCCGCCACTGCCAAACAACTCTGCGGGGAACATGGTGACATACTTCCAAGCGAAAACGGAAGAGACTGAGCTGAAGCTTCAAGCATTAGTATTTCATCTGCGGAATGGAATCCGAGAGCACCAGCAGCAGTATATCGAACAACTTCTAGGGGAACACGGGGTCCCTGCAACATTGAAAACAATAAGAGATTACGGGGTGCTGCTGGCAAATGAACGGGTAAAGTTCTACAACTGCAGCAGCTGGTGCAAGTTCCCGCTGTACACGGTGGATTTCGGTTGGGGGAAGCCCACCTGGGCGAGTGTCGCGAATGCGGAGTTCAAGAACACTATCTTGCTGATGAACACTCCGGATGGGGAGGGGATCGAGGTCTGGTTGACCCTGAGCAAGGCGGACATGGCCTTGTGTGTGCATGATGAAGAGTTACTTGAATTCGCAGCCATGAATCCGAGCGTTGAATACTGA
- the LOC116210891 gene encoding uncharacterized protein LOC116210891 — protein MLPVLWDCVYVRVSWEKLLSSSSRQRFLSQPLREWLFCNLRAPLRSWRYVQWTKPPAGFLKLNTDGASHGNPGLVGADGIIRDKNRHWVSCFMMSIGITFSMMAELQVILAGLKHAWELECRRLILEDSLVARNIIIGRMKCSPSYEGWRMIFVVCLIKIGRSRYIMSCQKKTQVPIASLGEWSLFRLVFMF, from the exons ATGCTTCCTGTGCTTTGGGACTGTGTCTATGTTCGAGTAAGCTGGGAGAAGCTCCTTAGCAGCTCGTCTCGCCAGCGCTTCTTGTCCCAGCCCCTCCGGGAATGGTTATTCTGCAATCTACGAG CTCCTTTGCGTTCCTGGCGGTATGTGCAATGGACTAAACCCCCAGCAGGTTTCCTTAAATTAAATACCGATGGAGCATCTCATGGGAATCCAGGTTTGGTGGGAGCGGATGGAATCATCCGTGACAAGAACAGGCATTGGGttagttgtttcatgatgagTATTGGCATCACCTTTTCGATGATGGCGGAGCTTCAGGTTATTCTTGCGGGACTCAAACATGCATGGGAGTTGGAATGCAGAAGACTCATTCTTGAGGACTCCTTGGTAGCTCGGAATATCATTATTGGCAGGATGAAATGTTCTCCTTCTTACGAAGGCTGGCGGATGATATTCGTTGTTTGCTTGATCAAGATTGGGAGGTCTCGTTACATCATGTCTTGCCAGAAGAAAACTCAAGTGCCAATTGCCTCACTTGGTGAGTGGTCTCTCTTCCGTTTGGTGTTCATGTTTTAA
- the LOC116212275 gene encoding salutaridinol 7-O-acetyltransferase-like: MKVEVVSTETIWTSRPTPEQLRNFKLSLLDQLATPLFIPIVPFYSVEDFGTDCGTAPLLPHTPPGSIPDRSAMQRLMPLDPYNVPITRNFPSQRFRSMFSTVGVLAIGACISHKVADGATLSSCLNMWSAIETSNGRGGISLAPHLDSTMLFPPIDINLKMPRRVMADEKMMTMRFVFEGKRLALPRSQVGVPSSTRVEAVTTLLRKSAMVTS; encoded by the exons ATGAAGGTTGAGGTCGTTTCCACGGAGACCATCTGGACATCTCGTCCAACTCCTGAACAACTCAGGAACTTCAAGCTATCCCTCTTGGACCAACTCGCCACTCCCCTGTTCATTCCCATCGTCCCGTTTTACTCCGTCGAAGATTTCGGGACTGACTGCGGCACAGCCCCCCTCCTCCCCCACACCCCCCCCGGTTCAATACCTG ACAGAAGCGCAATGCAAAGGCTTATGCCACTCGATCCTTACAATGTACCAATCACGAGGAACTTCCCATCACAGCGGTTCAGGTCAATGTTTTCGACTGTGGGAGTGTTAGCCATTGGGGCGTGTATCTCACACAAGGTCGCTGATGGAGCAACCCTCTCATCGTGCCTAAACATGTGGTCGGCAATTGAAACGAGCAATGGTCGAGGAGGAATCAGCCTCGCTCCTCATTTGGACTCCACGATGCTCTTCCCACCAATAGACATCAACCTAAAGATGCCCAGAAGAGTTATGGCCGACGAAAAAATGATGACAATGAGGTTCGTGTTTGAAGGCAAAAGGTTGGCTCTTCCGAGATCGCAAGTAGGTGTTCCCAGTAGTACCCGAGTTGAGGCTGTGACAACCCTTCTGCGGAAGTCCGCCATGGTCACAAGTTAG
- the LOC116210889 gene encoding serine/threonine protein phosphatase 2A 57 kDa regulatory subunit B' theta isoform-like — translation MIKQILSKLPRKSSKSGDSRDHGKNSNPYFESSINSRSGELGVSGSGSFSLSLSSSNTHAPDKGAIQGGKVPRGANSKFNGNLVSSSYEALPGFKDVPNSEKQNLFIRKLSLCCVVFDFTDPTKNLREKEIKRQTLSELVDYVTSVNGKFTETVMQEVIKMVSANLFRALTPQPRENKIVEAFDLEEEEPSMDPAWPHLQLVYEFFLRFVASSETDAKLAKKYIDHSFILKLLDLFDSEDHRERDYLKTILHRIYGKFMVHRPFIRKSINNIFYRFIFETEKHNGIAELLEILGSIINGFALPLKEEHKLFLVRALIPLHKPKCLAMYHLQLSYCITQFVEKDCKLADTVIRGFLKYWPVTNSSKEVMFLGELEEVLEATQPPEFQRCMVPLFRQIARCLSSSHFQVAERALFFWNNDHIENLIQQNRKVILPIIFPALEKNARSHWNQAVHSLTLNVRKIFYDLDPDLFKECLLKFQEDEATEDEIRARREATWRRLEEEAAKEATSTEAVLVPAPKLSSRTSSG, via the exons ATGATCAAGCAGATACTCAGCAAGCTTCCTCGTAAATCTTCAAAGTCGGGTGACAGTCGAGACCATGGCAAAAACTCTAATCCATACTTTGAATCGTCTATCAATTCGAGAAGTGGTGAATTAGGAGTCAGTGGCTCGGGGAGCTTTAGCCTCTCCTTGAGTTCATCTAATACTCATGCTCCTGATAAGGGAGCTATTCAGGGAGGCAAAGTTCCAAGAGGAGCTAACTCGAAGTTTAATGGCAATTTGGTGTCTTCTTCTTATGAAGCATTGCCTGGGTTCAAAGACGTGCCAAACTCTGAAAAGCAGAACTTATTCATCAGGAAGCTGAGCTTGTGCTGTGTTGTGTTTGACTTCACTGACCCAACAAAGAACCTCAGGGAGAAGGAGATTAAGAGACAGACTTTGTCTGAGCTAGTGGACTATGTGACTTCTGTTAACGGAAAGTTCACAGAAACCGTAATGCAAGAGGTTATAAAGATGGTGTCAGCAAATTTATTTCGGGCACTCACCCCTCAGCCACGTGAAAACAAAATTGTAGAAGCTTTTGACTTGGAAGAAGAGGAGCCCTCCATGGATCCTGCATGGCCGCACTTGCAACTTGTTTACGAGTTCTTCTTAAGGTTTGTTGCATCCTCTGAAACCGATGCTAAACTTGCCAAGAAGTACATTGACCACTCTTTTATCCTCAAATTGCTGGACTTATTTGACTCAGAAGATCACCGAGAAAGGGATTATTTGAAGACAATTCTCCACCGTATCTACGGCAAATTTATGGTGCACCGCCCATTCATTcgaaaatccataaacaacatTTTCTACCGTTTCATCTTTGAGACCGAGAAGCACAATGGGATTGCTGAACTTCTTGAGATCCTGGGCAGTATTATTAATGGGTTTGCTCTGCCTTTGAAGGAAGAGCATAAGCTGTTCCTAGTCAGAGCTTTGATTCCTTTGCACAAGCCCAAGTGCTTGGCTATGTACCACCTGCAATTATCATATTGCATCACACAGTTCGTGGAGAAAGATTGCAAGCTTGCTGATACTGTCATCAGGGGCTTTCTGAAGTATTGGCCTGTCACGAATAGTTCTAAGGAAGTGATGTTCTTAGGCGAATTGGAGGAAGTATTGGAAGCCACTCAGCCTCCAGAGTTCCAACGCTGCATGGTGCCGTTATTTCGCCAAATTGCGCGTTGTTTGAGCAGCTCGCATTTTCAG GTGGCAGAGAGGGCTCTCTTTTTCTGGAACAATGACCACATCGAAAATCTAATCCAACAGAACCGTAAAGTCATACTCCCGATCATCTTCCCTGCACTTGAGAAAAATGCCAGAAGCCACTGGAACCAAGCTGTCCACAGCTTGACCTTAAATGTGAGGAAGATCTTCTACGACCTTGACCCCGATCTATTCAAGGAATGCTTGCTCAAGTTCCAAGAGGACGAAGCCACGGAAGACGAGATCAGAGCAAGACGCGAAGCTACATGGAGACGTCTGGAAGAAGAGGCTGCCAAGGAGGCCACGAGCACTGAAGCTGTGCTTGTCCCTGCTCCAAAATTGTCTTCTCGAACCTCTTCAGGTTAG